In Falco cherrug isolate bFalChe1 chromosome 2, bFalChe1.pri, whole genome shotgun sequence, the following are encoded in one genomic region:
- the NHS gene encoding actin remodeling regulator NHS isoform X4, giving the protein MEKGREIRQKKSHPPEDEDTDVMLGQRPKNPIHNIPSTLDKQTNWSKALPLPTPEEKMKQDAQVISSCIIPINVTGVGFDREASIRCSLVHSQSVLQRRRKLRRRKTISGIPRRVQQEIDSDESPVARERNVIVHANPDFSGSGSRRSGTRDSECQTEEILIAAPSRRRIRAQRGQSVVASLSHSAGNILVLADNGDAVFAAAVSNRIRSRSLPREGARASEGHQDATAKSAGYEAECFLAGQERIPKKGKEVLNKQGSQERQPIGLTCPQHLHSPEHSIGERGRSRLSRMTDSGSCEISSNSDTFGSPIHSISTAGVLLSSHMDQKDDHQSSSGNWSGSSSTCPSQTSETIPPAASPPLTGSSHCDSELSLNTAPNANEDSSVFITEQFGDHMDKVRGHRASSFTSTVADLLDDPNNSNTSDSEWNYLHHHHDASCRQDFSPERPKADSLGCPSFTSMTTYDSFLEKTPSDKADTSSHFSVDTEGYYTSMHFDCGLKGNKSYICNYAAPGSESGQTGSVTSSLADCAWQECVSHRRQGRQSISLKKPKAKPAPPKRSSSLRKSEGSTDLPDKKEPKIGGGQHVSHTAREMKLPLEFSNTPSRVEGTNLPAKQELPWANQGDSGLKDTPFDTTDIPSFKDEGAEQPHYADLWLLNDLKSSDPYRSLSNSSTATGTTVIECIKSPESSESQTSQSGSRATTPSLPSVDNEFKLASPEKLAGLASPSSGYSSQSETPTSSFPTAFFSGPLSPGGSKRKPKVPERKSSLQQPLSKDSTALLSKDLELPIIPPTHLDLSALHNVLSKPFAHRHQLHTFSHSKQSAVGEALHPSPPSALAITPSVLKSVHLRAVNKPEGGKQKGSTPDLLCIQETALMATDISPGKTTRPLLAKKPVSRQYSTEDTVMLYIDTSPAEVRPGKPPLEKSASFSGQNSCEQEAVTSASVGLIELKPGKDQTHPATECSPESPPNQVCAVSVDGFQKGLAVLGGDDEAKKPGQGAEAEHDLQQAQGQRELSMGSEGRLEPGPAGQSPAQAEGTAIGDQLQHQPDVSHHVPGNIGYEAEMAAENSLSEVSCKQENDIVSGIPTKSASDDGRAEETVGSADEPSLKESSPSDESIMSPLSEESQADAEDVFVSPNKPRTTEDLFAVIHRSKRKVLGRKDSGDLSVRNRLRASSGTSSQPPTSSTLPVSNVPPASSVGTPISSQRSPGLIYRNAKKSNTSNEEFKLLLLKKGSRSDSSYRMSATEILKSPILPKSPGELMADAPQSLEESPPAPSPDALSSLSPCSPRVNVEGFSSKSFPMSASSRVGRSRAPPAASSSRYSVRCRLYNTPMQAISEGETENSDGSPHDDRSSQSST; this is encoded by the exons ATTCAGACGAGTCACCGGTGGCGAGAGAGCGCAATGTGATTGTGCATGCAAACCCTGACTTCTCCGGCTCCGGCAGCAGGAGGTCGGGGACCCGGGACTCAGAGTGCCAGACGGAAGAAATCCTGATAGCTGCTCCCTCCCGGCGGCGGATCCGTGCCCAGAGGGGGCAGAGTGTCGTTGCCTCCCTCTCCCACTCTGCCGGTAACATCTTGGTATTGGCGGACAATGGGGATGCTGTCTTTGCTGCCGCTGTAAGCAACCGCATCCGCTCACGGAGCCTTCCTCGCGAGGGTGCCCGGGCCAGTGAGGGCCATCAGGATGCCACAGCCAAAAGTGCAGGGTACGAAGCAGAGTGCTTCCTAGCTGGCCAGGAGAGGATCCcaaaaaaggggaaggaggtCTTGAACAAGCAGGGTTCACAAGAGCGCCAGCCCATCGGTTTAACTTGTCCTCAGCACCTGCACAGCCCTGAACACAGCATCGGTGAGAGGGGGAGATCGCGGCTGTCAAGGATGACCGACTCGGGCAGCTGCGAGATTTCATCCAACTCGGACACCTTTGGGAGCCCCATTCACTCTATCTCCACAGCAGGAGTCCTGCTCAGCAGCCACATGGACCAGAAAGATGACCACCAGTCCTCCAGTGGCAACTGGAGTGGGAGCAGCTCCACATGTCCCTCCCAGACATCCGAAACcattcctcctgctgcctctcctccaCTGACAGGCTCTTCACACTGTGACTCTGAGCTGTCACTCAACACTGCTCCCAATGCCAACGAGGACTCCAGCGTCTTCATCACAGAGCAGTTTGGTGACCACATGGACAAGGTTAGGGGCCACAGGGCGAGCTCTTTCACCTCCACCGTGGCAGATTTACTGGATGACCCCAACAACAGCAACACGAGCGACAGTGAGTGGAACTACCTGCACCATCACCACGACGCCTCCTGTCGCCAGGACTTCAGCCCCGAGCGCCCGAAGGCAGACAGCCTGGGATGCCCCAGCTTCACCAGCATGACCACCTATGACAGCTTCCTTGAAAAGACCCCCTCTGACAAGGCAGACACTAGCTCACACTTTTCTGTGGACACCGAAGGATACTATACCTCCATGCACTTTGACTGTGGTCTCAAGGGTAATAAAAGCTATATTTGCAACTATGCAGCCCCGGGCTCTGAGAGCGGCCAGACCGGGAGCGTGACCTCCAGCCTGGCCGATTGTGCCTGGCAGGAGTGTGTGAGCCACAGGAGGCAGGGACGGCAGAGCATCTCGCTGAAGAAACCAAAGGCAAAGCCAGCCCCACCAAAACGCAGCTCGTCTTTGAGGAAATCGGAGGGCAGTACCGACCTTCCTGACAAGAAAGAACCAAAGATCGGTGGTGGGCAGCACGTCTCTCACACTGCCAGGGAGATGAAGCTGCCCCTTGAGTTTTCAAACACACCTTCCCGAGTGGAAGGCACCAACCTGCCAGCCAAGCAGGAGCTCCCCTGGGCAAACCAGGGCGACAGCGGGTTGAAGGACACTCCATTCGACACCACCGATATCCCCTCATTTAAAGACGAAGGTGCTGAACAACCTCACTATGCAGACCTCTGGCTTCTGAACGACTTGAAATCCAGCGATCCTTACAGGTCCTTGTCCAATTCGAGCACTGCTACGGGTACTACAGTCATAGAGTGCATCAAGTCACCGGAGAGCTCTGAATCCCAGACATCCCAGTCCGGGTCACGAGCCACCACCCCATCCCTCCCCTCTGTCGATAACGAGTTTAAGCTGGCCTCCCCTGAGAAACTGGCAGGGTTAGCCTCGCCCTCCAGCGGGTACTCCAGCCAGTCGGAGACACCCACCTCTTCTTTTCCAACTGCTTTCTTTTCGGGACCCTTGTCTCCAGGGGGGAGCAAAAGGAAGCCGAAAGTACCAGAGAGGAAGTCATCGCTGCAGCAGCCGCTCTCGAAAGACAGCACCGCCTTGCTGAGCAAAGACCTCGAACTTCCGATTATACCTCCTACTCACCTCGACCTAAGTGCTCTTCACAATGTCTTGAGCAAGCCCTTCGCTCACAGGCACCAGCTGCATACCTTCAGCCACAGCAAGCAGAGCGCGGTCGGGGAagccctgcatcccagccctccctccgccCTCGCCATCACGCCCTCCGTTCTCAAGTCTGTCCACCTCCGGGCAGTCAACAAGCCTGAAGGAGGGAAACAGAAAGGCAGCACCCCAGACCTGCTCTGCATACAGGAGACCGCCCTGATGGCAACTGACATTTCTCCGGGCAAAACGACGAGGCCGCTCTTAGCTAAGAAACCAGTATCACGCCAGTACTCCACAGAGGACACTGTAATGTTGTACATTGACACTTCCCCAGCAGAAGTGCGCCCCGGCAAGCCACCTTTAGAGAAAAGCGCCTCTTTCAGTGGGCAGAATAGCTGCGAGCAAGAAGCTGTAACTTCAGCAAGCGTGGGTCTGATTGAACTCAAACCTGGGAAGGACCAAACACACCCGGCCACCGAGTGCTCGCCGGAAAGCCCTCCGAATCAGGTGTGCGCTGTCTCTGTGGACGGGTTTCAGAAGGGCTTAGCTGTCCTTGGAGGTGATGATGAAGCGAAGAAACCCGGCCagggagcagaagcagagcaTGACCTGCAGCAAGCGCAGGGTCAGCGAGAGCTCTCCATGGGCAGTGAGGGGAGGCTGGAACCTGGGCCTGCGGGCCAAAGCCCAGCTCAGGCTGAGGGAACAGCCATCGGCGACCAGCTTCAGCACCAACCTGATGTAAGCCACCATGTGCCTGGGAATATTGGCTACGAAGCAGAGATGGCAGCAGAGAATTCACTCAGTGAAGTGAGCTGCAAGCAGGAAAACGATATCGTATCAGGTATCCCAACCAAAAGTGCCTCTGATGATGGCAGGGCAGAAGAGACGGTGGGCAGCGCCGACGAGCCTTCACTGAAAG aGTCTTCTCCAAGTGATGAGTCCATCATGTCTCCGCTGAGTGAGGAGTCGCAGGCTGATGCTGAGGATGTCTTTGTGTCTCCAAACAAACCCCGCACTACCGAGGATCTGTTTGCAGTCATTCACAG ATCAAAAAGGAAAGTTCTTGGGAGAAAGGATTCTGGAGACCTTTCTGTAAGAAACAGATTGAGAGCTTCATCCGGGACTAGCAGCCagccccccaccagcagcacactGCCTGTCAGCAATGTGCCACCAGCCAGCAGTGTGGGCACTCCCATCAGCAGTCAGAGGTCCCCTGGGCTCATATACAGGAATGCCAAAAAGTCCAACACATCCAATGAGGAGTTTAAACTACTGCTCCTTAAAAAGGGCAGCCGGTCTGATTCTAGCTACAGGATGTCCGCCacagaaattctgaaaagtCCTATCTTGCCTAAGTCTCCCGGAGAGCTGATGGCAGATGCCCCCCAAAGCTTGGAGGAGTCTCCCCCAGCGCCGAGCCCCGATGCATTGTCCTCGCTCTCCCCCTGTTCCCCCAGGGTCAACGTAGAAGGATTCTCCTCCAAGAGCTTTCCCATGTCGGCGTCTTCGAGAGTGGGGCGCTCCCGGGCGCCAccggcagccagcagcagccggTACAGCGTGCGCTGCAGGCTGTACAACACGCCAATGCAGGCCATCTCCGAAGGAGAGACGGAGAACTCGGACGGCAGCCCCCACGATGATCGGTCTTCTCAGAGCTCAACGTAG